Proteins encoded by one window of bacterium:
- a CDS encoding isoprenylcysteine carboxylmethyltransferase family protein, with the protein GGWLTLGYVLALFLLLDHKSRREERWLVAKHPEYAAYKKRVRRLIPFIY; encoded by the coding sequence GGGGGCTGGCTCACGCTCGGCTACGTGCTCGCGCTCTTCCTGCTGCTGGACCACAAGTCGCGGCGCGAGGAGCGCTGGCTCGTCGCGAAGCACCCTGAGTACGCCGCCTACAAGAAGCGCGTGCGGCGGCTGATCCCGTTCATCTACTGA